The genomic interval CCTGGATGGAAGGGAACGTTCACAAGTCATCGCGCGATCGTGCTGTTGAGCAGTGGGAGCAGCTTTTCCATATCATCAAAGAACACGCGATTGTGGATCTGGTGCAGCCCCAAAAGGGAGTGCCCGACATGGTGTTTACCGCCAATGCAGGCTTGGTGTTGGGTAAAGATGTGGTTCTCAGTCGCTTCTTCCACAAAGAGCGCCAGGGCGAGGAACCCTTCTTTAAGCAGTGGTTTGCCGAACAGGGCTATACGGTACATGAGCTACCCAAAGATTTGCCATTTGAAGGGGCAGGCGATGCCCTCCTCGATCGCGAAGGGCGTTGGTTGTGGGCAGGGTATGGCTTCCGGTCCGAACTGGATTCCCATCCCCAAATCGCCAAGTGGTTAGACATTGAAGTGCTGTCGCTGCGGTTGATGGATGAGCGGTTTTACCATCTGGATACGTGCTTCTGCCCGCTAACGAATGGCTATTTGCTCTATTACCCTGGTGCTTTTGACGCCTATTCCAATCGCTTGATTGAATTACGGGTGCCAGAAGCAAAACGAATTGCGATCCCTGAAGAGGATGCCGTTAACTTCGCCTGCAATGCGGTCAACATTGAACAAACAATAATCCTGAACAAAGCCAGTGATGCTCTGAAGCAACGCCTGAAAGCGATCGGATTCCAGGTGATTGAAACGCCGCTGACTGAGTTTTTGAAAGCAGGGGGAGCCGCCAAGTGCCTCACCCTTAGAGTGACAGAACCGATTCGGGTTGAAGTCCACGCCAGTGCAGCAGTGGAGAGCCGGGTTATTCGCATGGAAGGGCATCTGCTGGATGCAGGCTTGATTAACCAGGCACTTGATCTGATTGTGGAAGGTGGCGGCAGTTTCCAGGTGCTTAATTTCAACCTGGGAGAACAGCGCCAGAGTACCTCGTCCGCAGAGGTAAAAGTAACCGCTCCCTCCCATGAGGTGATGGAAACCCTGATGACCCAGTTAATCGACCTGGGTGCAGTCCCACCACCCCAGGAACTCTGTGACAGCAATCTGGAGACGGTGACTCAAACAGGGGTTGCGCCCGATGATTTCTATGTCACGACCATCTATCCAACCGAAGTGCGGGTGCGGTGCGAATGGGTGAAGGTGCAGAATCAGCGGATGGATGGGGCGATCGTGGTTGATGAGGAAAATTTGACCGCCCGTTGTAAAATTCTGCGCGATTTGCAGGTCGGCGATCGGATTATTGTCGGCGTCGATGGGATTCGTACCATCCGCAAAACCGAATCCCGTGAACAGCGGAATACCCAGGAGTTCAGTTTTATGGGTGCGGGGGTATCCAGCGAACGGCGGGTGGAGTTGGTGGTGGAGCAAATTGCCTGGGAACTTCGCCAGATTCGAGACCAGGGGGGTAAGGTGGTCGTTACTGCGGGACCTGTTGTGATTCACACAGGCGGCGGTGAACATCTGGCAAAATTGATCCGCGAAGGTTACGTACAGGCTTTGTTGGGTGGAAATGCGATCGCCGTCCATGACATTGAACAGTCTATGATGGGCACCTCCCTGGGGGTGGACATGAAGCGGGGCGTCTCAGTTCGGGGTGGGCACCGCCACCATTTGAAGGTCATTAATGCCATTCGGCGCTGTGGAAGTATTGCCCAAGCCGTGGAGCAGGGCGTTCTAACCAGTGGCATTTTCTATGAATGCGTTCACCACAACGTTCCCTTCTCCCTGGCAGGCTCGATTCGGGACGACGGCCCCCTGCCCGATACCCATATGGATCTGATCAAAGCCCAGGAAGACTATGCCCGTTTGATTGAAGGGGCTGATTTGATTCTGATGCTGTCTTCCATGCTGCATTCGATCGGTGTGGGAAATATGACTCCCGCAGGCGTCAAGATGGTTTGCGTCGATATTAACCCAGCCGTGGTAACAAAATTGAGCGATCGTGGTTCTGTCGAGTCCGTTGGTGTCGTTACAGATGTGGGGTTATTCCTCAGCCTGTTGGTACAGCAACTTACCAAGTTAACCAGTCAATATCGCGTCATCCAACCCGTCTAACTGGACTTTAGATGATGAACACGGAACAATAACCGCATATGACACCAGGGCAAAAGGCAGAGGGTAAATATGAGTAAAAAAAACTCATTCCTTCTGCTTTCTGCCTTAAAGTAAATCAATGCTGTAATTCCCTCAACTGGCAGCACAGTTCCAACGAGTTGTGAGCAAAGATTAATCATTCAGCTATCAACTTTTACCTATCAACCTGGCAACAAAAGATAGGACAACACATAGGGTGCTGTCAGCGTCAGCGTAACGCACCGAAACTAGGGCTAGGGCAAAACCGTGCGTTACAGCGTTGCCTAATGCACGCTGCGCAATCCGGTTGTCATACTCAATTAAATCGTCTTCGTGGCCCATCAACATCTGGTAAGAGCGTTTGGCCAAACGCCCCTACCCGATCGGTCGCGTTTTCAATTCAAATTGGTATCACTACCAAATCTATATGAACAAAGACTGCCGGGTGAATATCAACCCTTTGCTAGCTGCTAGAGCATCGGTACAGTATTTCGAGAAACCAGGTTTCTGGTGAGGATATTCAACGAAACTTGAGCATCTCACAGAAGAAACCTGGTTTCTGTATCGGCGTTTTAGTGGCTGGTAACAAAACATTTTTGACAATTCAAGTCAGGACACGATCGGCATCGCCATAAAAGTTAGAACCGCTTATTGGCTAAAACCCCTGACCACAGGCAATTTCTTCCTCGGCATCAATCAACGACAACCGATGGAAAATTAAGTTATTTAACCAAATTTGTTTTTATTTAAACAATACATTTCCTTATTTGTGCGGCGATAAACTTCTATTAAAGGCTGTATGCCGCAAACTAATCGAGTGTTATTGTTAAAACAGGACACAGAGAGCACTTAATCCTCTCTA from Kovacikia minuta CCNUW1 carries:
- the argZ gene encoding bifunctional arginine dihydrolase/ornithine cyclodeaminase, with the protein product MTSSIRFLMCSPDHYDVDYVINPWMEGNVHKSSRDRAVEQWEQLFHIIKEHAIVDLVQPQKGVPDMVFTANAGLVLGKDVVLSRFFHKERQGEEPFFKQWFAEQGYTVHELPKDLPFEGAGDALLDREGRWLWAGYGFRSELDSHPQIAKWLDIEVLSLRLMDERFYHLDTCFCPLTNGYLLYYPGAFDAYSNRLIELRVPEAKRIAIPEEDAVNFACNAVNIEQTIILNKASDALKQRLKAIGFQVIETPLTEFLKAGGAAKCLTLRVTEPIRVEVHASAAVESRVIRMEGHLLDAGLINQALDLIVEGGGSFQVLNFNLGEQRQSTSSAEVKVTAPSHEVMETLMTQLIDLGAVPPPQELCDSNLETVTQTGVAPDDFYVTTIYPTEVRVRCEWVKVQNQRMDGAIVVDEENLTARCKILRDLQVGDRIIVGVDGIRTIRKTESREQRNTQEFSFMGAGVSSERRVELVVEQIAWELRQIRDQGGKVVVTAGPVVIHTGGGEHLAKLIREGYVQALLGGNAIAVHDIEQSMMGTSLGVDMKRGVSVRGGHRHHLKVINAIRRCGSIAQAVEQGVLTSGIFYECVHHNVPFSLAGSIRDDGPLPDTHMDLIKAQEDYARLIEGADLILMLSSMLHSIGVGNMTPAGVKMVCVDINPAVVTKLSDRGSVESVGVVTDVGLFLSLLVQQLTKLTSQYRVIQPV